One segment of Phaeacidiphilus oryzae TH49 DNA contains the following:
- a CDS encoding outer membrane protein assembly factor BamB family protein, translated as MIGGGALAVLVVAGVLVAGNGPGGTGTPGAAGGSASADLAVAHTKAWSAPADASAGSNQDGLLGGWITGNAVVRGDGTAVTAYSASDGHKLWTVAAPSANAVPCGMSPEVNSAGLGAVLYQPKPGTGQPCTSVVAVDTATGRTKWTKSLSSGSSGYDAAVSVTDNRVIAVGDDQAVGYDSGSGAQKWTYAGPGKFCTLAGDGGSSTVLVQATCADTSSKQQLVQLDATSGKMNWWRGLPGDAASFTVLSAQPIAVGVNYTDTTKNKVMSFSQTGSSQPDIPLAQSGGTLAAAHGAFDPTPGVWFQGTTMVAALTPAAGSGSPSAATTVAAYDLSTGKREWLTKLTEQGQSAPVGIDGQSVVMATEERTGQQARLSKLALGDGKETQGGGFPNGTGSLLTSGRVVMDNDLIATLPAFTTTYATAVTAYRNAG; from the coding sequence ATGATCGGCGGCGGCGCCCTCGCCGTCCTGGTCGTGGCCGGCGTCCTGGTCGCCGGGAACGGCCCCGGCGGCACCGGCACCCCCGGCGCCGCGGGCGGCTCCGCCTCCGCCGACCTGGCCGTCGCCCACACCAAGGCCTGGTCCGCCCCCGCCGACGCCTCGGCCGGGTCCAACCAGGACGGCCTCCTCGGCGGCTGGATCACCGGCAACGCCGTGGTCCGCGGCGACGGCACGGCGGTCACCGCCTACTCCGCCTCGGACGGCCACAAGCTGTGGACGGTCGCCGCCCCCAGCGCCAACGCCGTCCCCTGCGGGATGTCGCCCGAGGTCAACTCGGCCGGCCTAGGCGCGGTCCTCTACCAGCCCAAACCCGGCACCGGGCAGCCCTGCACCTCCGTGGTCGCGGTGGACACCGCCACCGGCCGCACCAAGTGGACCAAGAGCCTCTCCTCGGGCTCCTCCGGCTACGACGCGGCCGTCAGCGTCACCGACAACCGGGTGATCGCCGTCGGCGACGACCAGGCGGTCGGCTACGACTCCGGCTCCGGCGCCCAGAAGTGGACCTACGCCGGCCCCGGCAAGTTCTGCACCCTGGCCGGCGACGGCGGCAGCAGCACCGTCCTGGTCCAGGCGACCTGCGCGGACACCAGCAGCAAGCAGCAGCTGGTCCAACTCGACGCCACCAGCGGCAAGATGAACTGGTGGCGCGGACTGCCGGGGGACGCCGCCTCGTTCACCGTCCTCTCCGCGCAGCCCATCGCGGTCGGCGTCAACTACACCGACACCACCAAGAACAAGGTCATGTCGTTCAGCCAGACCGGCTCGTCCCAGCCGGACATCCCGCTCGCCCAGAGCGGCGGCACCCTCGCCGCCGCCCACGGCGCCTTCGACCCGACCCCCGGCGTCTGGTTCCAGGGCACCACCATGGTCGCCGCCCTCACCCCGGCCGCCGGCTCCGGCTCCCCGTCGGCGGCCACCACCGTCGCCGCCTACGACCTGTCGACCGGCAAGCGGGAATGGCTCACCAAGCTCACCGAGCAGGGCCAGTCGGCCCCGGTCGGCATAGACGGCCAGTCCGTGGTGATGGCCACCGAGGAGCGCACCGGACAGCAGGCCCGGCTCAGCAAGCTGGCCCTGGGCGACGGCAAGGAGACCCAGGGCGGCGGCTTCCCGAACGGCACCGGGTCGCTCCTCACCTCCGGCCGGGTGGTCATGGACAACGACCTGATCGCCACCCTCCCGGCCTTCACCACCACCTACGCCACGGCGGTCACCGCCTACCGCAACGCCGGCTGA
- a CDS encoding HNH endonuclease, producing MRRTLVLNAGYEPLSTVSVQRGVILVLQGKAVVERAHPMRVLRGSGGRVEVPLPEVVRLRRYVRVPFRHRVPWSRRGVLVRDGYRCAYCGRRADTVDHIVPRAQGGGNSWLNTVAACSRDNGRKADRTPEQAGMRLLRLPFEPSREHALLTALGITDLTLDQFGGVAGEFSQPALR from the coding sequence GTGCGTCGGACGCTGGTGTTGAACGCGGGGTACGAGCCGCTGTCGACGGTGAGCGTGCAGCGCGGGGTGATCCTGGTGCTGCAGGGGAAGGCGGTGGTGGAGCGGGCGCATCCGATGCGGGTGCTGCGCGGTTCCGGCGGGCGGGTCGAGGTGCCGCTGCCCGAGGTGGTGCGGTTGCGGCGGTATGTGAGAGTGCCGTTCCGACATCGGGTCCCCTGGTCGCGCCGGGGGGTGCTGGTCCGGGACGGGTACCGGTGCGCGTACTGCGGGCGGCGGGCGGACACGGTCGACCACATCGTGCCGCGCGCCCAGGGTGGCGGGAACAGCTGGCTCAACACGGTCGCGGCCTGCTCGCGGGACAACGGGCGGAAGGCCGACCGGACGCCGGAGCAGGCCGGGATGCGGCTGCTCCGGCTGCCGTTCGAGCCGAGCCGGGAGCACGCGCTGCTGACCGCGTTGGGGATCACCGACCTGACGCTGGATCAGTTCGGCGGCGTGGCAGGTGAGTTCTCTCAGCCGGCGTTGCGGTAG